The DNA region CCCCCTTCCTTCCCCCCCCCCCCCCCCCCCCATAGGGGGAAGGGGTCTCTCCCTCCCCTAGTCCCTTACCCCCGTCAGCTTCGCCAGCTTCAGGCTGTTGAACACCGCTATCGCCACATACCACTTCACCCGCACCCGCGTCGCATCCTTCGTCTCCAGGCTTCCCACCCGCTCCACCTGCAAACCCCCCGGCGCTGTCAGCCCCGACACCGCCCCCTCGCCGAACTGCATCGCGTAGACCGTCGAGCAGTCCGTGCTGCTTCCCACCGTCTTGGCGTCGCTGATGTAGTCGCTGATCCCTACGGGGATGCCGTCGTAATAATCGGTCATCATGCCGAACTCGTTCCGGTCGCTGACGATAAGCCCCGACCCCGTGGCCCGCCCCAGGGCCGACAGCTTCCGCCGGCTCCGACGCGACATCAGCAGCATCTGCGGCTTCCCGCCCTTGATGGTGTCGATGAGCGTGTCCAGCTTATCCAGTGTCAGCGTCCCGCCGTTGGCCCCCATGCTCACCGTCTGCCCCGCCGCCGTCTGTTTGTCGACGCCGTCGAAGCTGTTGGCGTCCCCCGCCACGTCCCCGTTAACAAACGTGTCCTCGAATTTCTGCTGCGTGGCCTTGGCCTTCAGCTCCACCACCGTGGCCTCCAGGTCCTGGAGGTTGCTTCGCGTCGCCTTGATAAAGTTATC from SAR202 cluster bacterium includes:
- a CDS encoding phage major capsid protein encodes the protein MPLTLAESAKLSQDMLLTGVIETVIKDSPILQAMPFIEVVGNGLTYNRENVLPTAAFYTVGDTWAESTPTFTQVTASLKILGGDADVDNFIKATRSNLQDLEATVVELKAKATQQKFEDTFVNGDVAGDANSFDGVDKQTAAGQTVSMGANGGTLTLDKLDTLIDTIKGGKPQMLLMSRRSRRKLSALGRATGSGLIVSDRNEFGMMTDYYDGIPVGISDYISDAKTVGSSTDCSTVYAMQFGEGAVSGLTAPGGLQVERVGSLETKDATRVRVKWYVAIAVFNSLKLAKLTGVRD